In the genome of Candidatus Microbacterium phytovorans, one region contains:
- the prmC gene encoding peptide chain release factor N(5)-glutamine methyltransferase has protein sequence MKTADDSRAPERLSELLSSATARLAAAGVPTPDVDAELLAAHVWGLSRGALAAAALRGDPVPADLDVFESLIARRAAREPLQHLTGRAPFRHLELRVGPGVFVPRPETEIVAQLAIDALRASASPAPTAVDLGTGSGAIALSLATEVPHARVFAAENSVDAFVWAKENFAEHAPSATLAFIDLAAAFPDLDGSVSVLVSNPPYVPDDAIPRDPEVRHWDPPAALYGGPDGLDVVRTLSEVGRRLLHPGGILILEHGEWQGPAIRELLTADGWRAAATHPDLTMRDRATTAIRA, from the coding sequence ATGAAAACCGCCGACGACTCCCGCGCGCCCGAGCGCCTGAGCGAGCTGCTGAGCAGCGCGACCGCGCGCCTGGCCGCCGCCGGCGTGCCGACGCCCGACGTGGATGCCGAGCTGCTCGCCGCCCACGTGTGGGGGCTGTCGCGAGGTGCGCTGGCCGCTGCGGCGCTCCGCGGCGACCCGGTGCCCGCCGACCTCGACGTGTTCGAGAGCCTCATCGCGCGCCGCGCCGCCCGCGAGCCGCTGCAGCACCTGACGGGTCGGGCGCCCTTCCGCCATCTCGAGCTGCGCGTCGGGCCCGGCGTGTTCGTGCCGCGACCCGAGACGGAGATCGTCGCGCAGCTGGCCATCGACGCGCTCCGCGCCTCGGCATCACCGGCGCCCACCGCGGTCGATCTCGGCACCGGCTCGGGCGCGATCGCGCTGTCGCTGGCGACCGAGGTGCCGCACGCCCGCGTGTTCGCCGCCGAGAACTCGGTCGACGCGTTCGTGTGGGCCAAGGAGAACTTCGCGGAGCACGCGCCGAGCGCCACCCTCGCATTCATCGATCTCGCCGCCGCCTTCCCCGACCTCGACGGCAGCGTCTCGGTGCTCGTGTCCAACCCGCCCTATGTGCCGGACGACGCGATCCCGCGCGATCCGGAGGTGCGCCACTGGGATCCGCCGGCCGCGCTCTACGGCGGTCCCGACGGACTCGACGTCGTGCGCACGCTCTCGGAGGTGGGCAGGCGACTGCTGCACCCGGGCGGCATCCTGATCCTCGAGCACGGCGAATGGCAGGGCCCCGCGATCCGCGAGCTGCTGACCGCCGACGGCTGGCGCGCGGCGGCGACCCACCCCGACCTCACGATGCGCGACCGCGCCACGACGGCCATCCGGGCCTGA
- a CDS encoding L-threonylcarbamoyladenylate synthase: MSTVFDTRDADQLLPALRQARQAIARGELVVLPTDTVYGIGADAFSPAAVARLLAAKGRGRQSPPPVLVGGMPTLRALVAELPEAVERLVERFWPGGLTIVLPAQPSLTWDLGDTGGTVAVRMPAERIALELLAETGPLAVSSANLTGKAAATTVDDAVDMLGDSVSIYLDGGASPTGVASTIVDATGLVGDESRPVRVLREGAVARSALREVLGDLLEPDPADTDAVGDSA, from the coding sequence ATGTCCACTGTGTTCGACACCCGCGACGCCGACCAGCTGCTTCCCGCCCTGCGTCAGGCGCGGCAGGCGATCGCCCGCGGCGAGCTCGTCGTGCTCCCCACCGACACCGTCTACGGCATCGGTGCCGACGCGTTCAGCCCGGCCGCCGTCGCACGCCTGCTCGCGGCGAAGGGCCGGGGCCGGCAGTCGCCGCCTCCCGTGCTCGTGGGCGGGATGCCGACCCTCCGTGCCCTCGTTGCGGAACTGCCCGAAGCCGTCGAGCGACTCGTCGAGCGCTTCTGGCCCGGCGGGCTCACGATCGTCCTCCCGGCGCAGCCGTCGCTCACGTGGGACCTCGGCGACACCGGCGGGACGGTCGCCGTCCGCATGCCTGCCGAACGCATCGCGCTCGAACTTCTCGCCGAGACGGGACCGCTCGCCGTCTCGAGCGCCAATCTCACCGGCAAGGCGGCAGCGACGACCGTCGACGATGCGGTCGACATGCTCGGCGACAGCGTCTCGATCTACCTCGACGGCGGCGCCTCGCCCACAGGAGTGGCGTCGACGATCGTGGATGCCACGGGCCTCGTCGGCGACGAGAGCCGCCCCGTGCGCGTGCTCCGGGAGGGTGCCGTGGCGCGGTCCGCCCTTCGCGAGGTGCTCGGCGACCTCCTCGAACCCGATCCCGCCGACACCGACGCGGTCGGCGACTCCGCGTGA
- a CDS encoding MraY family glycosyltransferase yields the protein MKHYVFILILTGALTFVLTWVVWRVSMRYKLYPGIRERDVHKNPTPRLGGVAMFLGVLGAFALSTAVPYFQIIWQEPVRMWAILGSTLLIVLVGVADDLWDLDWFLKLGAQFLVAWIIVGPGGVQIYSLPIGGKTIFSGWLSVILSVFVIVVVMNAVNFIDGLDGLVAGVALIANGVFFAYTYLLARDFEFTSYSNLAAFIAIVLVGACVGFLPFNWNPARMFMGDGGALMLGLLMAVSAMLVTGSLPNQLIADNDQFGRSQLLGAFIPVLLPIVVVLLPLLDFGLAVIRRMSKGKSPFSPDRKHLHHRMLDMGHSDRDAVLIFYAWTAVVSLSVLLMYIGTTADWPGLYWPGLSFAVIGVAACLIVTLLPSRRAARAVVPLPPEPERKPVS from the coding sequence GTGAAGCACTACGTCTTCATCCTGATCCTCACGGGGGCGCTCACCTTCGTCCTCACGTGGGTCGTGTGGCGCGTGAGCATGCGCTACAAGCTCTACCCCGGCATCCGCGAACGTGACGTGCACAAGAATCCGACGCCGCGCCTGGGCGGGGTGGCGATGTTCCTCGGTGTCCTCGGGGCCTTCGCGCTGTCCACCGCGGTGCCCTACTTCCAGATCATCTGGCAGGAGCCGGTGCGCATGTGGGCGATCCTCGGATCGACCCTGCTCATCGTCCTCGTGGGCGTCGCCGACGATCTGTGGGACCTCGACTGGTTCCTCAAGCTCGGCGCCCAGTTCCTCGTCGCCTGGATCATCGTCGGCCCCGGCGGCGTGCAGATCTACTCGCTGCCGATCGGCGGCAAGACCATCTTCTCGGGATGGCTGAGCGTCATCCTCTCGGTGTTCGTGATCGTCGTCGTCATGAACGCCGTCAACTTCATCGACGGCCTCGACGGATTGGTGGCCGGCGTCGCCCTCATCGCCAACGGCGTGTTCTTCGCCTACACCTATCTGCTGGCACGCGACTTCGAGTTCACCAGCTACTCGAACCTCGCCGCCTTCATCGCGATCGTGCTCGTCGGAGCGTGCGTGGGGTTCCTGCCCTTCAACTGGAATCCCGCGCGCATGTTCATGGGCGACGGGGGAGCGCTCATGCTGGGGCTGCTCATGGCCGTCTCGGCGATGCTCGTCACCGGCAGCCTCCCCAACCAGCTCATCGCCGACAACGATCAGTTCGGCCGGTCGCAGCTCCTCGGTGCGTTCATCCCCGTGCTGCTGCCGATCGTCGTGGTGCTGCTGCCGCTCCTCGACTTCGGGCTCGCCGTGATCCGCCGTATGTCGAAGGGCAAGTCGCCGTTCTCGCCCGACCGCAAGCACCTCCACCACCGCATGCTCGACATGGGGCACAGCGACCGCGACGCGGTGCTGATCTTCTACGCCTGGACGGCGGTCGTGAGTCTGTCGGTGCTCCTCATGTACATCGGCACGACCGCCGACTGGCCGGGCCTGTACTGGCCGGGCCTCTCCTTCGCCGTGATCGGCGTCGCCGCGTGCCTCATCGTCACCCTGTTGCCCTCGCGCCGCGCCGCTCGCGCGGTCGTCCCGCTCCCGCCTGAGCCCGAACGGAAGCCCGTCTCATGA
- the atpB gene encoding F0F1 ATP synthase subunit A, translating into MFTQTATLIATSAGEGPEFHGPSIDEFFPEVIFNAFGVIPVTRIHLIQFLAVIAIVLIFWLGTRRMTVVPGRFQSLVEMGLDFVRVNVAEDLLGKKDGQRFLPILTTIFFMVLFMNITGIIPFLNIAGTSIIAVPLLLAVVSYVTFIYAGVRKSPKNFFKNALFPSGVPPFLYIVVTPLEFISTFIIRPVTLTLRLLMNMMVGHLMLVLFFAATQFFLLDLGGWWSALAAGSLAFGLAFTLFEILVAVLQAYVFTILTAVYIQLAVAEEH; encoded by the coding sequence CTGTTTACCCAGACTGCGACCCTGATCGCCACATCCGCCGGAGAAGGCCCTGAGTTTCACGGTCCGTCGATCGACGAATTCTTCCCCGAGGTCATCTTCAACGCGTTCGGCGTCATTCCGGTCACGCGTATCCACCTGATCCAGTTCCTCGCGGTCATCGCGATCGTCCTGATCTTCTGGCTCGGCACGCGCCGCATGACGGTCGTGCCCGGGCGGTTCCAGAGCCTCGTGGAGATGGGCCTCGACTTCGTCCGCGTCAACGTGGCGGAAGACCTTCTGGGCAAGAAGGACGGGCAGCGGTTCCTGCCCATCCTGACCACCATCTTCTTCATGGTGCTGTTCATGAACATCACGGGCATCATCCCGTTCCTGAACATCGCCGGCACGAGCATCATCGCCGTGCCGCTCCTGCTGGCCGTCGTGAGCTACGTGACCTTCATCTACGCCGGCGTCCGGAAGAGCCCGAAGAACTTCTTCAAGAATGCGCTGTTCCCCTCCGGGGTCCCGCCGTTCCTCTACATCGTGGTGACGCCGCTCGAGTTCATCTCGACGTTCATCATCCGGCCGGTCACGCTGACGCTCCGACTCCTCATGAACATGATGGTCGGTCACCTCATGCTCGTGCTGTTCTTCGCAGCCACGCAGTTCTTCCTTCTCGACCTGGGTGGCTGGTGGTCGGCGCTCGCAGCGGGCTCGCTCGCGTTCGGCCTCGCCTTCACTCTGTTCGAGATTCTGGTGGCCGTCCTCCAGGCCTACGTCTTCACCATCCTCACCGCGGTCTACATCCAGCTCGCGGTGGCAGAAGAGCACTGA
- the atpE gene encoding ATP synthase F0 subunit C, translating to MDATTVLAEVSGSIATVGYGLAAIGPAIGVGIVVGKTIEGVARQPELAGRLQVLMWIGIAFTEALAFIGIATAFIFGF from the coding sequence GTGGACGCAACTACGGTTCTCGCCGAGGTCTCCGGTTCCATCGCGACGGTCGGCTACGGCCTCGCCGCCATCGGCCCCGCCATCGGCGTCGGCATCGTCGTCGGTAAGACGATCGAGGGCGTCGCCCGCCAGCCCGAGCTGGCCGGTCGCCTTCAGGTCCTGATGTGGATCGGTATCGCCTTCACCGAGGCGCTCGCCTTCATCGGCATCGCCACAGCCTTCATCTTCGGCTTCTGA
- a CDS encoding F0F1 ATP synthase subunit B, which yields MLNALVQASIVAAEEGEAKNPLIPAWYDIIWSGVCFAVILFVFWKVALPRMKALLDARSAAIEGNIAKADEAQRRAEAALEEYTSQLAEARKEAGEIRDAAREDGKKIVAEARENASTEAARLTAAAHTQIEAERQSALVSLRSEVGTLALDLAGGVIGETLADDTKAKSVVDRFLADLESETAK from the coding sequence ATGCTGAACGCTCTTGTCCAGGCCTCAATCGTGGCCGCGGAGGAGGGGGAGGCCAAGAACCCCCTCATCCCCGCCTGGTACGACATCATCTGGTCGGGTGTCTGCTTCGCCGTCATCCTCTTCGTCTTCTGGAAGGTCGCCCTTCCGCGGATGAAGGCCCTGCTCGACGCACGCTCTGCTGCCATCGAGGGCAACATCGCGAAGGCCGACGAGGCCCAGCGTCGTGCCGAGGCCGCACTCGAGGAGTACACCTCGCAGCTCGCCGAGGCGCGCAAGGAAGCCGGCGAGATCCGCGACGCCGCCCGTGAGGACGGCAAAAAGATCGTCGCCGAGGCGCGCGAGAACGCCTCCACCGAGGCTGCCCGCCTGACGGCTGCCGCACACACGCAGATCGAGGCCGAGCGTCAGTCGGCTCTCGTCTCGCTGCGCAGTGAGGTGGGCACGCTCGCGCTCGACCTGGCCGGCGGCGTCATCGGCGAGACCCTCGCGGACGACACGAAGGCCAAGAGCGTCGTCGACCGCTTCCTCGCCGACCTCGAGTCGGAGACGGCCAAGTAA
- a CDS encoding F0F1 ATP synthase subunit delta — protein sequence MGSATTQALAATDAALATTKIGDLSIAQELFLAARSISESSQLSSALSSWGIPGEARAGVAAQVFAGLQPATVSLVTTAAAQRWSSLDDLVAGIEALAIRAASLAAPQVDVEGELFEVTRTVAANPELELALGSRLGEASAKGKLIESILGGRASEATTLIVSSLVQQPRERRVRTLLNRALRLVADQRGRTVATVYAASPLDADQLTRLRASLASRYGADVALNTVVDPGVLGGLRIEIGDDVIDATVSARLHDLRQRLAG from the coding sequence ATGGGCAGCGCGACCACGCAGGCGCTCGCCGCGACCGACGCGGCGCTCGCGACGACGAAGATCGGCGACCTGAGCATCGCTCAGGAGCTGTTCCTCGCCGCGCGCTCGATCAGCGAGTCGTCGCAGCTGAGCAGCGCACTCTCGTCCTGGGGTATCCCGGGCGAGGCGCGTGCCGGCGTGGCCGCTCAGGTGTTCGCCGGGCTGCAGCCTGCGACGGTGTCGCTCGTGACCACCGCCGCTGCGCAGCGCTGGTCTTCGCTCGACGACCTCGTCGCCGGCATCGAGGCGCTCGCCATCCGGGCCGCCTCGCTCGCCGCTCCGCAGGTCGACGTCGAAGGTGAGCTGTTCGAGGTCACGCGCACCGTCGCGGCGAACCCCGAGCTCGAGCTGGCCCTCGGCAGCCGTCTGGGTGAGGCATCCGCGAAGGGGAAGCTCATCGAGTCGATCCTCGGCGGACGCGCCAGCGAGGCGACGACGCTCATCGTGTCGTCGCTCGTGCAGCAGCCTCGCGAGCGGAGGGTCCGCACCCTGCTCAACCGTGCGCTGCGCCTCGTCGCCGACCAGCGCGGTCGCACCGTCGCCACGGTGTACGCCGCGAGCCCGTTGGATGCCGACCAGCTCACACGGCTGCGGGCGTCGCTCGCCTCGAGGTACGGCGCCGATGTGGCGCTCAACACCGTCGTCGACCCGGGTGTCCTGGGCGGCCTGCGGATCGAGATCGGTGACGACGTCATCGACGCGACCGTCTCCGCCCGCCTCCACGATCTGCGTCAGCGACTGGCTGGCTAG
- the atpA gene encoding F0F1 ATP synthase subunit alpha produces MAELSISPDVIRDALKDFVAAYEPTAASATEVGTVIDAADGIAHVEGLPGAMANELVRFDNGVEGLALNLDENEIGVVVLGDFSGIQAGQKVTRTGEVLSVAVGDGYLGRVVDPLGNPIDGLGEIATTGRRALELQAPGVMARKSVHEPMQTGIKAIDAMIPVGRGQRQLIIGDRQTGKTAIAIDTIINQKANWESGDPNKQVRCIYVAIGQKGSTIASVKGALEDAGAMEYTTIVAAPASDPAGFKYLAPYTGSAIGQHWMYDSKHVLIIFDDLSKQAEAYRAVSLLLRRPPGREAYPGDVFYLHSRLLERCAKLSDELGAGSMTGLPIIETKANDVSAYIPTNVISITDGQIFLQSDLFNANQRPAVDVGISVSRVGGDAQVKSIKKVSGTLKLELAQYRSLEAFAMFASDLDAASRRQLDRGARLTELLKQPQYDPYPVEEQVVSIWAGTNGKLDSIAVEDVLRFERDLLDYLKRNTSILDTLRDTNVLDDDTLAELEKVTDAFVLEFQGGKGQAINKPGHEEVEAANVDDVNQEKIVKGRRG; encoded by the coding sequence ATGGCAGAACTGTCCATCAGCCCCGACGTCATCCGTGACGCGCTGAAAGACTTCGTCGCCGCGTACGAACCCACCGCGGCTTCCGCGACCGAGGTCGGCACGGTCATCGACGCCGCCGACGGCATCGCCCACGTCGAGGGTCTCCCCGGCGCCATGGCGAACGAGCTCGTGCGCTTCGATAACGGTGTCGAGGGCCTCGCGCTGAACCTGGACGAGAACGAGATCGGTGTCGTCGTGCTCGGAGACTTCTCCGGCATTCAGGCCGGCCAGAAGGTCACCCGCACGGGTGAGGTGCTCTCGGTCGCCGTCGGAGACGGCTACCTGGGTCGCGTCGTCGACCCGCTCGGCAACCCGATCGACGGCCTCGGCGAGATCGCGACCACCGGCCGCCGCGCACTCGAGCTCCAGGCGCCCGGCGTTATGGCGCGAAAGAGCGTCCACGAGCCGATGCAGACCGGCATCAAGGCGATCGACGCCATGATCCCCGTCGGCCGCGGCCAGCGTCAGCTCATCATCGGCGACCGCCAGACGGGCAAGACCGCGATCGCGATCGACACGATCATCAACCAGAAGGCGAACTGGGAGTCGGGCGACCCGAACAAGCAGGTCCGCTGCATCTACGTCGCGATCGGCCAGAAGGGCTCGACGATCGCGTCGGTCAAGGGCGCCCTCGAAGACGCCGGCGCGATGGAGTACACGACCATCGTTGCCGCCCCGGCATCCGACCCGGCCGGCTTCAAGTACCTTGCGCCGTACACCGGCTCGGCCATCGGTCAGCACTGGATGTACGACAGCAAGCACGTCCTCATCATCTTCGACGACCTCTCCAAGCAGGCCGAGGCCTACCGTGCGGTGTCGCTGCTGCTGCGTCGCCCGCCGGGCCGCGAGGCGTACCCCGGCGACGTGTTCTACCTGCACTCGCGTCTGCTCGAGCGTTGCGCGAAGCTGTCGGACGAGCTCGGTGCCGGGTCGATGACGGGTCTGCCCATCATCGAGACGAAGGCGAACGACGTGTCGGCCTACATCCCGACCAACGTGATCTCGATCACCGACGGCCAGATCTTCCTCCAGTCCGACCTCTTCAACGCCAACCAGCGGCCCGCGGTCGACGTGGGCATCTCGGTGTCCCGTGTCGGTGGCGACGCGCAGGTGAAGTCGATCAAGAAGGTCTCCGGAACGCTCAAGCTCGAGCTCGCGCAGTACCGCTCCCTCGAGGCGTTCGCGATGTTCGCGTCCGACCTCGACGCCGCGTCGCGCCGTCAGCTCGACCGCGGTGCGCGTCTGACCGAGCTGCTCAAGCAGCCCCAGTACGACCCGTACCCCGTCGAGGAGCAGGTCGTCTCGATCTGGGCCGGCACCAACGGCAAGCTCGACTCGATCGCCGTCGAGGACGTCCTCCGCTTCGAGCGGGACCTCCTGGACTACCTCAAGCGCAACACGTCGATCCTCGACACGCTGCGTGACACGAACGTCCTCGACGACGACACGCTCGCCGAGCTCGAGAAGGTCACCGACGCGTTCGTCCTGGAGTTCCAGGGCGGCAAGGGCCAGGCCATCAACAAGCCCGGTCACGAGGAAGTCGAGGCGGCCAACGTCGACGACGTGAACCAGGAGAAGATCGTCAAGGGACGTCGCGGCTGA
- a CDS encoding F0F1 ATP synthase subunit gamma yields MGAQLRVYKQKISSAQTTKKITKAMELIAASRIQKAMARVRASSPFARAVTQAVAAVATHSNVQHPLTTERDVIRRSAVVIFASDRGLAGAFNSQILREGLQLGELLRSEGREPVYFLVGRKAVGFFQFRQMPWAGEWTGDTDTPHFNTAEQIAGALLEAYDLGGEDGGVDEIHLVYNRFISMMTQSPETVRLLPLEVVEADEAEASAPSQVYPLYEFEPSPEVVLDALLPVYIQSRVFNALLQSSAAKHAATQKAMKSASDNADKLITDYTRLRNNARQAEITQQIAEIVGGADALASGK; encoded by the coding sequence ATGGGCGCACAACTCCGGGTCTACAAGCAGAAGATCTCCTCTGCTCAGACGACCAAGAAGATCACGAAGGCGATGGAACTCATCGCGGCTTCGCGCATCCAGAAGGCGATGGCGCGCGTGCGCGCGTCCTCGCCCTTCGCGCGGGCCGTGACGCAGGCCGTCGCTGCCGTCGCCACCCACTCCAACGTCCAGCACCCGCTCACCACCGAGCGTGACGTGATCCGCCGCTCCGCGGTGGTCATCTTCGCGTCCGACCGCGGTCTCGCCGGCGCGTTCAACTCGCAGATTCTCCGTGAGGGTCTGCAGCTGGGTGAGCTGCTGCGCAGCGAGGGCCGCGAGCCGGTCTACTTCCTCGTCGGACGCAAGGCGGTCGGCTTCTTCCAGTTCCGGCAGATGCCGTGGGCAGGGGAGTGGACGGGCGACACCGATACTCCGCACTTCAACACGGCGGAGCAGATCGCGGGCGCGCTGCTGGAGGCGTATGACCTCGGCGGCGAAGACGGCGGCGTGGACGAGATCCACCTCGTGTACAACCGCTTCATCAGCATGATGACGCAGTCGCCCGAGACGGTGCGCCTGCTGCCGCTCGAGGTCGTCGAGGCCGATGAGGCCGAGGCGAGCGCTCCGTCGCAGGTGTACCCGCTCTACGAGTTCGAGCCGAGCCCGGAGGTCGTCCTCGACGCGCTCCTGCCGGTGTACATCCAGAGCCGAGTGTTCAACGCCCTCCTGCAGTCCTCCGCGGCCAAGCACGCCGCGACGCAGAAGGCGATGAAGTCGGCCAGCGACAACGCCGACAAGCTCATCACCGACTACACCCGCCTGCGCAACAACGCGCGTCAGGCCGAGATCACGCAGCAGATCGCCGAGATCGTCGGCGGCGCCGACGCCCTGGCATCGGGCAAGTAA
- the atpD gene encoding F0F1 ATP synthase subunit beta translates to MTTTATAEATTVVGRVARVTGPVVDIEFPHDSIPDIYNALKTTITIDGASTEITLEVAQHLGDDLVRAISLKPTDGMVRGQEVRDTGGPISVPVGDVTKGRVFDVTGEVLNAAPGETIEITERWGIHRQAPNFDQLESKTEMFETGIKVIDLLTPYVQGGKIGLFGGAGVGKTVLIQEMIQRVAQDHGGVSVFAGVGERTREGNDLIHEMEEAGVFDKTALVFGQMDEPPGTRLRVALSALTMAEYFRDVQKQDVLLFIDNIFRFTQAGSEVSTLLGRMPSAVGYQPNLADEMGVLQERITSTRGHSITSLQAIYVPADDYTDPAPATTFAHLDATTELSREIASKGLYPAVDPLASTSRILDPRYIGADHYRVATAVKQILQKNKELQEIIAILGVDELSEEDKVVVARARRIQQFLSQNTYMAKKFTGVEGSTVPIKETVESFDAIVKGDFDHVAEQAFFNVGGISDVEEKWAKIQKENS, encoded by the coding sequence ATGACCACCACCGCCACCGCTGAAGCGACCACGGTCGTCGGTCGCGTCGCGCGCGTCACCGGCCCCGTCGTCGACATCGAGTTCCCGCACGACTCGATCCCCGACATCTACAACGCGCTCAAGACCACCATCACCATCGACGGCGCGTCGACGGAGATCACCCTCGAGGTCGCGCAGCACCTCGGCGACGACCTCGTGCGCGCCATTTCGCTCAAGCCCACCGACGGCATGGTCCGCGGCCAGGAGGTGCGCGACACCGGCGGCCCGATCAGCGTTCCCGTGGGTGACGTCACCAAGGGTCGCGTCTTCGACGTGACCGGCGAGGTGCTCAACGCGGCGCCCGGCGAGACGATCGAGATCACCGAGCGCTGGGGCATCCACCGCCAGGCGCCGAACTTCGACCAGCTCGAGTCGAAGACCGAGATGTTCGAGACCGGCATCAAGGTCATCGACCTCCTCACCCCCTACGTGCAGGGTGGCAAGATCGGCCTCTTCGGTGGTGCCGGTGTCGGCAAGACCGTCCTCATCCAGGAGATGATCCAGCGCGTTGCGCAGGACCACGGTGGTGTGTCCGTGTTCGCCGGCGTCGGCGAGCGTACCCGTGAGGGCAACGACCTCATCCACGAGATGGAGGAGGCGGGTGTCTTCGACAAGACCGCTCTCGTCTTCGGTCAGATGGACGAGCCGCCGGGGACGCGTCTGCGCGTCGCTCTCTCGGCCCTGACGATGGCGGAGTACTTCCGCGACGTCCAGAAGCAGGACGTGCTGTTGTTCATCGACAACATCTTCCGCTTCACGCAGGCCGGCTCCGAGGTCTCCACGCTGCTGGGGCGCATGCCCTCCGCGGTGGGCTACCAGCCCAACCTCGCCGACGAGATGGGTGTGCTGCAGGAGCGCATCACCTCGACGCGTGGTCACTCGATCACCTCGCTGCAGGCGATCTACGTGCCCGCCGACGACTACACCGACCCGGCTCCGGCGACCACGTTCGCCCACCTGGACGCCACGACCGAGCTCTCCCGTGAGATCGCCTCCAAGGGTCTGTACCCGGCCGTCGACCCGCTCGCCTCGACGAGCCGCATCCTCGACCCGCGGTACATCGGCGCCGACCACTACCGGGTCGCGACCGCGGTCAAGCAGATCCTCCAGAAGAACAAGGAACTCCAGGAGATCATCGCGATCCTCGGTGTCGACGAGCTCTCGGAAGAGGACAAGGTCGTCGTCGCCCGCGCGCGCCGCATCCAGCAGTTCCTTTCGCAGAACACCTACATGGCGAAGAAGTTCACCGGCGTCGAGGGCTCCACGGTCCCGATCAAGGAGACCGTCGAGTCGTTCGACGCGATCGTCAAGGGTGACTTCGACCACGTCGCCGAGCAGGCATTCTTCAACGTCGGCGGCATCTCCGACGTCGAGGAGAAGTGGGCGAAGATCCAGAAGGAGAACAGCTGA
- a CDS encoding F0F1 ATP synthase subunit epsilon — protein sequence MALTVTLVSAEEEVWHGEASLVVAKTVEGEIGFMSGHEPVLAILAEGQVRITQVDGTKVIASAQDGFLSMEADELRIVAGHASLQS from the coding sequence ATGGCACTGACGGTGACCCTCGTCTCCGCCGAGGAGGAGGTCTGGCACGGTGAGGCATCCCTCGTCGTCGCGAAGACCGTCGAGGGCGAGATCGGCTTCATGTCCGGTCACGAGCCTGTTCTCGCCATCCTCGCCGAGGGCCAGGTCCGCATCACGCAGGTCGACGGCACGAAGGTCATCGCCAGCGCGCAGGACGGTTTCCTCTCGATGGAGGCCGACGAATTGCGGATCGTCGCCGGCCACGCCAGCCTGCAGTCCTGA
- the yaaA gene encoding peroxide stress protein YaaA — MLILLPPSETKRPGGTGAPLDVDSLALPSLREARDAAITALVGLSADEDEAMRVLKLSERQRGDLIANATLRESPTMPAVDRYTGVLFDALDAATLPAPARRWLHGHVLIHSAPVGPVAALDGLPAYRLAAGASLPGIPPLRRHWADAVTAALGELAPSFVLDLRSEAYAALGPVPADIPHAYVRVVTAGADGVVRALNHFNKHAKGELVRALALSRPRVRSLGGFASWASSHGWELRDGKPGEIELMV; from the coding sequence ATGCTGATCCTGCTGCCGCCCTCCGAGACCAAGCGTCCGGGAGGCACCGGAGCGCCGCTCGATGTGGATTCCCTCGCGTTGCCGTCGTTGCGTGAGGCGCGGGACGCGGCGATCACCGCGCTCGTCGGCCTGAGCGCCGATGAGGACGAGGCGATGCGGGTCCTCAAGCTGAGTGAGCGTCAGCGCGGTGACCTCATCGCCAATGCGACGTTGCGCGAGAGCCCGACGATGCCCGCCGTGGACCGCTACACGGGCGTCCTGTTCGACGCGCTCGACGCGGCGACGTTGCCCGCTCCGGCGCGACGCTGGCTGCACGGCCACGTGCTCATCCACTCTGCGCCGGTGGGCCCCGTCGCCGCCCTGGACGGTCTCCCCGCCTATCGCCTCGCCGCCGGCGCGTCGCTTCCCGGCATCCCTCCGTTGCGCCGTCACTGGGCGGATGCCGTGACCGCCGCCCTCGGCGAGCTGGCGCCGTCGTTCGTGCTCGACCTGCGTTCGGAGGCGTACGCGGCGCTCGGGCCCGTGCCCGCCGACATCCCGCACGCGTACGTGCGCGTCGTGACCGCGGGCGCCGACGGGGTGGTGCGGGCACTCAACCACTTCAACAAGCACGCCAAGGGGGAGCTGGTGCGTGCGCTGGCGCTCAGCCGTCCTCGAGTGCGGTCTCTCGGCGGCTTCGCGTCCTGGGCGTCGTCGCACGGGTGGGAACTGCGAGACGGGAAGCCCGGCGAGATCGAGCTGATGGTCTGA